The DNA region GTGAGATCATCATCGCCCGCGGCGGAGGAGATGACATCATTGTCTAATGTGATTAAGGTGTCGCAGTACGTTCCGGTGGATGTGTTGAAACAGCTCAATTTGGCGAAGCCGCTTGGGGCTCCGGAGGAGCACCATGATATAGCGGCGTCCCCTGTGGTTGAAGAAGACGTTCCGTCGCCGGAGGATATCGCCGCGGAACAAACACGCAAGCAAATGCTTGAAGATGCCAAGGAGTTTGCCGAACGCCAGGTAAGGGAAGCGTCGGAACAAGCCGAGCAGCTGCTTGCCGAAGCCCGCGAGCAGATTGAAGCTTGGTGGCAAGAGCGCCGGGAGCAGGATGAGCATTTGATTGAGGCGCTTAAATCGGAAGGCTTCAGCCAAGGGTTTGAGGAAGGTAAAGTTCAAGCGGAGTTGACGTTGAAGGCTAAGGTCGACGAAATGATGCGGGAAGCGGGAGGCGTGCTGCAGCAGGCTTACGTTGAGAAAGAACGGATTATTCAGGAGGCTGAACCGTTTCTCGTGGAGCTTAGCTGTGCGATTGCCGAAAAAGTTATCGATAAGCAGCTGAACGTCGATCCGGATTATACGCTGGAGCTGATCAAGAAGAGCCTGGCGCGCAAACGGGAGCAAGGCGTTATTACATTGTGCGTTTCGCCCGCTCACTTTGCTTTCGTGCAGGCTGCAAGGGAGGAGCTCGGCCTGGCGATCGATTCGCAAGCGGAGCTGCAAATATTGCCGGACCCTACCGTAAAAGACCGGGGCTGCGTGATTCGTTCCGCTTTCGGCAGCGTGGATGCCCGTATCGATACGCAGCTGGCCGAAATCAAAAAAGAGCTGGTGCGCATCGCGATGCAGGCGGAAGAGCGGGGGCAGACGAACGATGAGCATGAACGCTGAGCGTTATATCGATCATCTTAGGCAGCTTGATCCGGTCCGGATTAACGGAAAGGTGACTCAGGTCATAGGTCTTATGGTGGAATCCGAAGGTCCCGATGCCAGCATCGGCGACGTCTGCTACATCTATCCGACGAAAGCGTCGCAGCCGCTGCAGGCCGAAGTCGTCGGCTTTCGGGACAACAAAGTGCTGCTGATGCCGCTGGGAGAACTCCAGTCCATCGGTCCCGGATGCGATGTGGTCGGAACCGGAAAACCGCTCACCGTGCAAGTGGGGTCCGAGCTTTTGGGCAAAGTGCTGGATGGTTTGGGCCAGCCGCTCGACGGTTCGCTTCTGCCTTCGCGGATGGGCCACTACTCGACCTTCAACAAGCCGATGAACCCGCTGAATCGTCCGCGTGTAGCCGAACCGATCAGCATCGGGGTCCGAGCGATCGACGGATTGCTGACGATTGGCAAAGGGCAGCGGGTAGGTATTTTCGCCGGCTCCGGGGTAGGTAAGAGCACCTTGATGGGAATGATTGCCCGCAATACGGCGGCCGATGTCAACGTTATCGCTTTGGTCGGGGAACGCGGCCGGGAGGTGCTGGATTTCATTGAACGGGATCTTGGCCCTGAAGGCCTGGAACGATCCGTCGTTATCGTGGCCACTTCGGACCAGCCCGCTTTGATTCGGATGAAAGGCGCGCTCATCGCTACGACGATTGCCGAATATTTTCGCGATCGCGGTTTGAACGTCATGCTGATGATGGATTCGGTGACGCGTTACGCGATGGCGCTCCGTGAAGTGGGGCTTGCCGTCGGAGAGCCGCCGGCGATGAGAGGGTACACGCCTTCGGTATTCGCCGCGCTGCCCAAGCTGATGGAAAGGGCGGGTACCGGGCCGGCCGGATCGATAACCGCTTTCTATACCGTGCTGGTTGACGGTGACGACATGAATGAGCCGATCGCCGACGCGGTGAGGGGGATTTTGGACGGACATATTGTGCTGAACCGGGGCATAGCGAACAAGGGACATTTTCCGGCTATCGACATTTTGGCCAGCATAAGCCGGGTTATGAAAGATATTGTTCCCGAGCAGCAAAACGAGGCGGCCGAAAATTACAAAAGGCTGCTGGCGGTATACAAAGATTCCGAGGATCTGATCAACATCGGCGCTTACCAGCGGGGGTCCAATGCCGATATCGACGAAGCGATCGAATACATACAGGGCATTTGGGCTTTCTCGAAACAGAAAGTAAGCGAAAAGGTAACGCTCGCCGAAGCGCAAGAACGCTTAATTTCCGAATTTGCAAGGAGATGACCCTTAAAGGATGAAATTCCGTTACGTCTATCAGAAAGTTTTGGATTTGAAATCAAACGAGAAGACGCAAGCTGAATGGATGTTGTCCGCCGCCGTCGGGGAACTGCAGTCGGAACAGCGTTCCTTGGAGCAATTGTTCGAGGAACAGGCGAGAACCGCTTCGGCCATTCAAGACGAGATGGAAAATAGCGCTTCAATGCTGAAGCTCCAGGAACTTCAACGGTACATGGAATATATCGAGCAATCCATCGCCCGGAAGCTGGGGGATGTCAAGCGCGCCGAATTGAAGGTAGAGCAAAAGAAGTCGATTTTAAACGGAAAGATGCTCGATGAAAAAGTTTGGTTGAAAGCG from Paenibacillus macerans includes:
- the fliI gene encoding flagellar protein export ATPase FliI, whose amino-acid sequence is MSMNAERYIDHLRQLDPVRINGKVTQVIGLMVESEGPDASIGDVCYIYPTKASQPLQAEVVGFRDNKVLLMPLGELQSIGPGCDVVGTGKPLTVQVGSELLGKVLDGLGQPLDGSLLPSRMGHYSTFNKPMNPLNRPRVAEPISIGVRAIDGLLTIGKGQRVGIFAGSGVGKSTLMGMIARNTAADVNVIALVGERGREVLDFIERDLGPEGLERSVVIVATSDQPALIRMKGALIATTIAEYFRDRGLNVMLMMDSVTRYAMALREVGLAVGEPPAMRGYTPSVFAALPKLMERAGTGPAGSITAFYTVLVDGDDMNEPIADAVRGILDGHIVLNRGIANKGHFPAIDILASISRVMKDIVPEQQNEAAENYKRLLAVYKDSEDLINIGAYQRGSNADIDEAIEYIQGIWAFSKQKVSEKVTLAEAQERLISEFARR
- the fliJ gene encoding flagellar export protein FliJ encodes the protein MKFRYVYQKVLDLKSNEKTQAEWMLSAAVGELQSEQRSLEQLFEEQARTASAIQDEMENSASMLKLQELQRYMEYIEQSIARKLGDVKRAELKVEQKKSILNGKMLDEKVWLKAKEKAKEKFQHEMLLREQNELDEMATVRFAMRAR
- a CDS encoding FliH/SctL family protein → MSNVIKVSQYVPVDVLKQLNLAKPLGAPEEHHDIAASPVVEEDVPSPEDIAAEQTRKQMLEDAKEFAERQVREASEQAEQLLAEAREQIEAWWQERREQDEHLIEALKSEGFSQGFEEGKVQAELTLKAKVDEMMREAGGVLQQAYVEKERIIQEAEPFLVELSCAIAEKVIDKQLNVDPDYTLELIKKSLARKREQGVITLCVSPAHFAFVQAAREELGLAIDSQAELQILPDPTVKDRGCVIRSAFGSVDARIDTQLAEIKKELVRIAMQAEERGQTNDEHER